The following nucleotide sequence is from Vitis vinifera cultivar Pinot Noir 40024 chromosome 14, ASM3070453v1.
GCATTAAGTAACAAATATATGAATCATGGCGATAAGTCCTCTTTATAACGAGTGTTATCTTCCATGTATTACAATGTATTCATTTCTTAACATTTTACTTTATGTGGCAATATTgcttaatgaataaaccctatgttcattcttggtccaatgaagttgaattttctcaaaattaaataaaggtgcacatcaatatgagaaaacatcataataagagtttgtacAATAAAACTACATAGGGGAACTAAGTCCCATGTTCATTAcatgatccttgaatttcaacggtggcatgcccttagtcaaaggatcagcaatcatcaattcagtgctaatgtgctcaataaccactttcttttctttaacacgttctcttatggctagatacttaatgtcgatgtgtttgcttcgacttccacttttattgttctttgccataaagactgcagctgaattgtcgcaatatatactcaatggcctagatattgaatccataactctaagcccggaaatgaaactcttaagccatacaccatgtgaagtagcctcaaaacaagaAATGAACTCAGCTTCCATAGTAGAAGTAGCAGTCATGGTCTGCTTAACGCTCCTCCAAGATATAGCTCCACTggccaatataaaaatgtatccagatGTTGATTTACGTGAATCAACACAGCCAGCAAAGTCTGAATCTGAGTAGCCAACTACCTCTAAATTGCTTGTTCGTCTGTacataagcttgtaatctttggttccttgaagatatctcatcactttctttgcagctttccagtggtctatacctgggttactctgatatcgtcctaacattccaacagcaaatgcaatgtcaggccttgtgcagacctgagcatacatcaaacttccgactgcagaagcatatggaatgttcttcatttgttccctcTCAAGATCGTTTTTCGGGCATTGGTCCAGATTGAACCTATCACCTTTCACTATAGGAGAAACACTAGGTGAACAATTCTTCAtccgaaatctctctaaaactttattgatataggtttcttgagacaaacctaagatacctttaaatctgtctctatggatcttaatgccaatgacataagatgcctcgcccatatccttcatgtcgaaatttttagagaggaattgttttacctcatgaagtaaacccttatcattggttgcaagtaagatgtcatccacgtataaaacaagaaaacaaactttactcccactgaccttaaggtatatgcattgatccataacattttcaacaaaaccaaatgaagaaattatgttatggaattttaaataccattggcgggatgcttgttttaaaccgtatatggatttcttaagcttacaaaccaattgctcaccatcactagaggggaatccttcaggttgtttcatgcaaacctcctcctctagctctccattaagaaatgcagttttcacatccatttgttgcaattctaaatcaaagtgggctactaatgccaatataatgcgcaaggaatctttcttagatacaggagaaaaggtttccgtgtaatcgattccttctttctgagtgaacccctttgcaacaagtctggccttgtatctctcaatgttgcctaatgagtctttctttgtcttaaaaacccatttacaaccaatggttttcacaccattaggcaactcaacaaggtcccaaacatcgttgcacttcatggaactcatctcatccttcatggcattgTACCACAATTCAGATTCTTTGCaactcatggcttgtgaaaatgatTCGGGATCATTTTCGGCTCCTATATTATAGTCAGATTCTTGTAGATACACTACATAATCACTAGGAATTGCTGACCTCTTAGTTCGAGCAGACCTTCTTAAGGTTGTACCAATATCTTCCGAGgaagtatgaggttcaacttgttGTTCAGAAGTGTTAGGCAACTCCTGATCAACTTGGTCTACTGGAATGTTGTCAAcaacttgtggaacttcaatgaCTGGTTGAACTTCATCGATTGTTCGTTCAACACCCGTTTGTACTTGAGGGGTGttatgaacaataaacaatctatcacttgaagtggaaggttgagactctgtatgatcaatatcagaaactatgtttctaaattgatcgctcccactgaccaagtcatattcaagaaatttagcatttctCGATTCCACAATCCTAGTGCTGTGAGATGGACAGTAAAATCTGTACCCCTTAGACTTTtcagcatatccaatgaaatacccaCTAATAGTCCTTGGGTCCAGTTTCTTCTCCTGTGGattataaattctcacttcaGACGAGCATCCCCAAACACGCATATGTCGCAAACTCGGTTTCCAACCTTTCAATAACTCAAATGGCGTCTTTGGGACAACCTTGGTTGGAACTCGGTTTAATATATACACAGCTGTCTTAAGTGCTTCAGTCCACAAGAATTTAGGAAGTTTTGAGCTGCTAAGCATACTCCTCACCATGTCCAATAAAGTTCggtttcttctttctgctacaccattttggtctggagaaccaggcatggtgtattgggcaataatcccatgctcttgaagaaacttcgcaaatggcccaggtgattgtccatcttccaagtatctaccataatattctccacctctatctgatctcacaatcttaatttgtttaccatattgtttctctacttctgccttgaagactttaaaggcatctaaagcttcatttttattatgaagtatgtagagatacatgtatcgtgagaaatcatctatgaaagagatgaagtatttctgaccatgagagtccatgtcaagactacatatatcagtatgtatgatctctagTATGGTGGAACTCCTAGTAGCACTTCTCTTTTACTTATTGGTCTGCTTACccttaatgcagtccacacaagtctcaaagtcagtaaaatctagagtactaagtaccccatcattcaccaatcttttgattctatctatggagatatgacctaatctcCGGTGCCACAATGTAGAGGAATCCTCTTTTACAACACATCTCTTAATGCCAGTTTGGACATGCAATGAATTATGAGCAgtatcattttgtaagaatatacaataaagaccatcagacaagataccattcccaacacattcagatttataaatcaaactgaaagatgtttctgaaaaatgaaaggaatatccaaacggtacaagtctagaaactgaaatcaagtttcgtgagaaacttggtacataaaaagtcttttgcaattctaaaacaaaaccactatttaaagttaaataacatatccctattgcttccacatgcgagcccatcttgtttccggataagatgaattgctcacttgtcactggcttccttaggttttgcataccctgcaaggaatttgaaatgtggattgtagatccagaatcaatccaccatgtgttggtatttacattaaccatattagattcatagcaaacaaatgaggtagggttacctttcttctcaagccaattctgaaatttcagacatttcttcttcacgtgtcctttctttttacagaaaaaacacttttcgtcTTTCTTAATGTCAGATTTGGGAGGAATTTGTTGCTTCCCTTTCTGACTAgcttgagattttcctttctttcctttcctttgcgTCACCAGCATGGCACTTTCTCCTTGTTCCATCAATAACCTTCCTTtctcttgaacacacatggtcatcaattcattgatagaccacttatccttatgtgtgttgtaagagattttgaaaggtccATACTGAGGTGGAAGAGTGTTAAGAATAAAGTGCACCAAGAAAGATTCAGACATTTCTACCTCGAGTTTCTTCAATTGAGCCACAATGTCCCTCATCTCCATGATATGTTCACGCACACCTCTTACACCGGTGAGCTTCAGGGAtgtgaacttcataattagggTGCTTGCCAAGGCTTTATCTGAAGTGACGAATTGCTCGTCAATAGCCTTTAGCAATTCACGGACATTCTCATGTTGCT
It contains:
- the LOC104881835 gene encoding uncharacterized protein LOC104881835, whose translation is MAGVLPSISDIRCEVPELRGDNFKIWKERILLQLGCMDIDYAIRKDEPHKITDTSTPEQILLYERWEKSNRLSVMYIKTKISAGIRGSIEQHENVRELLKAIDEQFVTSDKALASTLIMKFTSLKLTGVRGVREHIMEMRDIVAQLKKLEVEMSESFLVHFILNTLPPQYGPFKISYNTHKDKWSINELMTMCVQEKGRLLMEQGESAMLVTQRKGKKGKSQASQKGKQQIPPKSDIKKDEKCFFCKKKGHVKKKCLKFQNWLEKKGYAKPKEASDK